A single genomic interval of Mycolicibacterium sp. MU0053 harbors:
- a CDS encoding zinc-dependent metalloprotease: MSPASIGGAVDWQFAAAVGARLARSAPPTTDYTRNQAIGELAESSRAAEPPVRDVTRLHTDGPIPDARIVDRPEWIRAASESMRLMTGGGEQPDGFLAGRISGAQLGAVLGFVSSGILGQYDPFTPDGGKLLLVYPNIIAVERQLRVVPKDFRLWVCLHEVTHRVQFTANPWLAGYMTDALEVLTVDAGEEMAEVIGRLADFVRDRQDGMIGFMRAVQSEPQRQALDRLLVLATLLEGHADHVMDAVGPTVVPSGTTIRRRFDERRQRKQPPLQRIMRILLGIDAKMSQYTRGKAFVDHVVGRVGMDRFNTVWTGAETLPLPDEIDEPQRWIDRVL, from the coding sequence ATGAGCCCGGCGAGCATCGGCGGCGCCGTCGACTGGCAGTTCGCGGCCGCCGTCGGGGCGCGGTTGGCCCGGTCGGCCCCGCCCACCACCGACTACACCCGCAATCAGGCGATCGGGGAGCTGGCCGAATCCTCCCGCGCCGCCGAGCCGCCCGTCCGGGACGTCACGCGCCTGCACACCGACGGGCCCATCCCGGATGCCCGCATCGTCGACCGTCCCGAATGGATCCGGGCCGCAAGCGAATCCATGCGTCTGATGACCGGCGGGGGCGAGCAGCCGGACGGGTTTCTGGCGGGCCGGATCAGCGGCGCGCAACTGGGCGCGGTACTGGGGTTCGTGTCTTCCGGGATTCTCGGGCAATACGATCCGTTCACGCCCGACGGCGGCAAGCTGCTGCTGGTCTACCCCAACATCATCGCCGTGGAGCGGCAGTTACGGGTGGTGCCCAAGGACTTTCGGCTCTGGGTGTGCCTGCACGAGGTCACCCATCGGGTGCAGTTCACCGCCAATCCGTGGCTGGCCGGTTACATGACCGACGCGTTGGAGGTCCTTACCGTCGACGCCGGTGAGGAGATGGCCGAGGTGATCGGCCGACTCGCCGACTTCGTCCGCGACCGCCAGGACGGGATGATCGGTTTCATGCGCGCCGTGCAATCCGAACCGCAACGGCAGGCGCTGGACCGGTTGCTGGTGCTCGCGACCCTGCTCGAGGGGCACGCCGACCACGTGATGGACGCCGTCGGCCCCACGGTGGTGCCCTCCGGGACCACCATCCGCCGCCGCTTCGATGAGCGACGGCAGCGCAAACAGCCACCGCTGCAACGGATCATGCGGATCCTGCTCGGCATCGACGCGAAGATGTCCCAGTACACCCGCGGTAAGGCCTTCGTCGATCATGTGGTCGGCCGGGTCGGGATGGACCGGTTCAACACCGTTTGGACCGGCGCCGAGACCCTGCCGTTGCCCGACGAGATCGATGAACCGCAGCGATGGATCGATCGAGTCCTGTAA
- the tilS gene encoding tRNA lysidine(34) synthetase TilS yields MDRSSPVRRLRQAVAAFAREHLGDADRWCVALSGGADSLALTAAAADVLPTTALIVDHGLQAGSAAVATSAQRQAIQLGCVGAQIIPVVVGVDGGPEAAARSARYAALESARSGAPVLIGHTLDDQAETVLLGLGRGSGPRSIAGIRPYDPPWCRPLLEIRRTVTEAACVALELDPWRDPHNHDPRFTRTRLRHEVLPLLEEVLGGGVAEALARTATALQEDGDVLDDLAARALAEAGGAAADSPGLAVAAVLGLPRAVRLRVIRGWLLAGGARNLTSKQIRGVDELASAWRGQGGVAVGGGRAGARLFAQRRDGVLVLRHEQR; encoded by the coding sequence ATGGATCGATCGAGTCCTGTAAGACGGCTTCGGCAGGCCGTCGCGGCGTTCGCCCGGGAGCATCTCGGTGACGCGGACCGCTGGTGTGTGGCGCTCTCGGGCGGGGCGGATTCGCTGGCGCTCACCGCGGCCGCGGCCGACGTGCTGCCCACCACGGCCCTGATCGTCGACCACGGCCTGCAGGCCGGCTCGGCCGCGGTGGCGACCTCCGCGCAGCGTCAGGCTATTCAGCTGGGATGTGTTGGGGCGCAAATTATCCCGGTGGTGGTGGGGGTCGACGGCGGCCCGGAGGCGGCGGCGCGGTCCGCCCGTTACGCGGCGCTGGAGAGCGCCCGGTCCGGGGCTCCGGTGCTGATCGGACACACCCTCGATGATCAGGCCGAGACGGTGCTGCTGGGCCTGGGCCGCGGTTCGGGGCCGCGTTCCATTGCGGGGATAAGGCCCTACGACCCGCCGTGGTGTCGGCCGCTGCTGGAGATCCGTCGCACGGTCACCGAGGCGGCCTGCGTCGCGCTCGAGCTGGACCCCTGGCGCGATCCGCACAACCACGACCCGCGCTTCACCCGAACCCGGCTGCGTCATGAGGTGCTGCCGCTGCTCGAGGAGGTGCTCGGCGGCGGGGTCGCCGAAGCGTTGGCGCGGACCGCCACCGCGCTGCAGGAGGACGGCGACGTGCTCGACGACCTGGCCGCCCGCGCCCTGGCCGAGGCCGGCGGGGCGGCCGCGGATTCGCCGGGGCTCGCGGTGGCCGCGGTGCTGGGGCTGCCCCGCGCGGTGCGGCTGCGGGTGATCCGCGGCTGGCTGCTGGCCGGTGGGGCGCGCAACCTGACCAGCAAGCAGATTCGCGGGGTCGACGAGTTGGCCAGCGCCTGGCGCGGTCAGGGCGGGGTGGCGGTCGGTGGCGGCCGGGCCGGTGCGCGGTTGTTCGCGCAACGCCGCGACGGCGTGCTGGTGCTGCGGCACGAGCAGCGCTGA
- the hpt gene encoding hypoxanthine phosphoribosyltransferase: MPAKSAELYPGDIKSVLLSEQQIQDKTAELAATVGADYADCGEDLLLVTVLKGAVMFVTDLARAIPVPTQLEFMAVSSYGSSTSSSGVVRILKDLDRDISDRDVLIVEDIVDSGLTLSWLLRNLASRRPRSLKVCTLLRKPDAVRADVDISYVGFDIPNEFVVGYGLDYAERYRDLPYIGTLEPRVYTP, from the coding sequence GTGCCAGCGAAATCTGCCGAGCTGTACCCGGGAGACATCAAGTCGGTGTTGCTGTCTGAGCAACAAATTCAGGACAAGACCGCCGAACTGGCCGCCACGGTCGGGGCCGACTACGCGGACTGCGGCGAGGACCTGCTGCTGGTCACGGTGCTCAAGGGCGCCGTCATGTTCGTCACCGACCTGGCGCGCGCCATTCCGGTGCCCACCCAGCTGGAATTCATGGCGGTGTCGTCCTACGGTTCCTCGACCTCGTCGTCGGGTGTGGTGCGCATCCTCAAGGATCTCGACCGCGACATCAGCGACCGCGACGTGCTGATCGTCGAGGACATCGTGGATTCCGGGCTGACCCTGTCCTGGCTGCTGCGCAACCTGGCCAGCCGGCGCCCTCGCTCGCTGAAGGTGTGCACGCTGTTGCGCAAACCCGACGCCGTGCGCGCCGATGTCGACATCTCCTACGTCGGCTTCGACATCCCGAACGAATTTGTCGTCGGATATGGGTTGGATTACGCCGAACGCTACCGCGATCTGCCCTACATAGGCACTCTGGAACCGAGGGTTTACACGCCCTGA